The genome window TGCCTGGGTTCGGTCAACGCCATCTGGGTGTCCGACGCCATGAGCAAGGGCTTTGACGGCGTGATGCTGCTGGGCTGCAAATACGGCGATGATTACCAGTGCCACTTTGTGAAAGGCTCCGAAATCTGCAACCGCCGCAAGGAAAATATCGCCGAGACGCTCAACCGTCTGGGCGTGCAGCCTGAGCGCGTGGATCAGCTGGAAGTGGCCATTGACGAATATGACAAGGTGCCCGACCTGATCGACGGCTTTGTGGCCCGTATCACGGCCATGGGCCCCAACCCGTTCAAGGGCATGTAGGAGGATGGCAGCAATGGCACAATGTACGCTTAAACCGGATCTTGAGTTTGCCCGGGAGCTCACGGAAGCGGGGGGCGAATCCCTCAAGAAATGCTTCCAGTGCGCCACCTGTTCCGTGGCCTGCCCGCTTGCCCCGGCCAATGCGCCCTATCCGCGCAAGGAAATGGTCTGGGCCTCCTGGGGCCTCAGGGACAAGCTGCGCGCCGATGTGGACCTCTGGCTCTGCCACAATTGCGGCAACTGCTCGGACCTCTGCCCGCGCGGCGCCAAGCCAGCGGACATGATGGCCGCGGCCCGCAACGTGATCTATAAAGACCTCACCGCGCCTTCCATCGTGGGCAAGTGGATGAGCAAGGCCTCGGGCCTGCCCATCCTCTTCGCCATTCCGGCGGTGCTCTGGCTGATTGTCTGGTGGATCCGCGCCGGCTACAACAACGGCGAATGGTTCCCGCGCGCCGCCGACGGCCGCATCGTCTTCGGCCAGATCTTCTACGGCGACTACACCATCGACCCCATCTTCATGCTCACCTTCTTCGGGGCCTGCTTCATCCTGCTGCGCGGGGTAATGAAACTCTGGGCCATGTTCAAACCCGAGGGCCGCATGACGGTCATCGGCAAAACCAAGTGCTGGGTCTGGCACCTCTGGGACGTGCTCTGGGATGAGATCATCACCCACCGCAAGTTCAACGATTGCGAGGACGGCCCGGCCACCGGCAAGGACACGCCCAACCGCAAGTACGGGCACGCCATCCTGGTCTGGAGCTTCGTCATTCTGGCCTTTGTCACCGCCGTGGTGGCCCTGGGTCACTGGGGCGGCAAGATCATTCCGCTGATCAAGATCGAGACGCCCATGCCCCTGACCTTCCCGGTCAAGATTCTGGCCAACATCGGCGCGCTCATGCTGCTCTGCGGCCTGGCCATCCTTACGGTGCGCCGTCTGCGCCTGAATCCCGACTATCAGGGTTCCAGCTTCTATGACTGGTACCTGCTGGGGATCATCTGGCTGGTGGCCGTGACCGGCGTGCTTTCCCAGTGCTTCCGCCTGGCGGACGCCATCAAACCGGCCTTTATGGTCTATTACCTGCACCTGGTCTTTGTCTGGATGCTCTTCGCCTATCTGCCCTGGTCCAAGTTGGGGCACCTGGTGTACCGCACGGCTGCGCTGGTGTACGTTCGCATGTACGGCAGGAGCAACTAGGCGGGCGCGCCTTTTGCCCTCTGGCGGCGTCAGACTTCGTTTTTCTGGCCAGAGAACAAAAAACGCACCTGCCGGCAGGATCAGAAAGAGCAACGCATCGAAGTAAAAAATAACGATCTCCGAGGAGGAGGCCGCCATGTCTGATAGTGATCGCAAAGTGTTTCCCGTGGAGTCCGTGCTGGCCCTGGTGGTGGGCAAAGAGGGTGTGGACGTCAAGGATGTCGCCGGTTTTGTGGTGGGTCGTTCCATCGCCTGCGACTGCTGCGCCAAGGCCGTGGGGCCGTTCGCGGCTGCCTGGCTGGCCCGCTGGTACCCCAAATTCATGGACATGACCTGGAGTGAGGACCAGTCCTGGGAAGGCTTTGTCACCCGCGCCAAGGGGCTGCTGGGCGACAACGTCTCCCTGACCCCCATGGACGGCCGCACCAAGGCGCTGGCCGCCCAGAGCCTGAATTATCTGGCGGACACCTACAGCAGTCTGGCTGCCCAGACCGCCGCCGTGGTCAAGCTGGAAGAGCGCGTGCGCGAACTGGAACCCGCCGAGGCCCGCGCCGAAGCGCTTCAGAAAAAGGTCGACGAACTGGAAGCCAAGATCAAGACCATGAATTCCGATATGGGCGGTCTGCGCAAGCAGGTGGCCGAATTCCAGGGCAAGGTGGCCGTGAGCCATGACGACCTGATGCAGACCATCAAGGACGCCATTAAGGACGGCCTCAAGGGCATGGTGGTGGGCGGCGCCGCCGGAGCCGCCGTTGCTGGTGCTGACGCCGCCGAGGCCGCGCCCGCTGAGGAAAATGCCGTGCCGGATGATTTCGGCTTCGGCTCCTCCGGCTCCAATTCGGACGGCTTCGGTTTCTAGCCTCTGGCTGTCCAATATGTAAGTAAAACGGCCCTTCCGCCAACGCGGAAGGGCCGTTTTTTGCGGAAAGGACACGCGCGTTGCGCCTGGCTCAGAGCGGGGCCGCGTAGATGCGGGAGCTTTCTCCCCAAGGGTGCCAGCCTTGCCCCAAATAAACAAAGCCATAGCGTTCGTAATAACCGACATGTTCCGTGCTGAGATAGATCTTGCGGAAACCGAGCCGCCTGGCGTCAGCCCTGGCGTAATCCAGCAGCCGGCGGCCGTACCCATGCCCCCCGGTGCTCCCGCGCCACATACAGCGCGCAGATCCAGGGCCAGAGGTCCATCCGGCTGATGAAATCATTGGGGATCAATCCGGCGCAACCCGTAAGCGTCTCACCGTCCCGCAGCAGATACCACTGGGGCAGGGGACTGGGGCTGTCCAGACAGTGCCGGATGCAGTCCTCATACATGATCTCGTTGTTGCCGCTGCCCCAGGCCTGTTGCAAAAACGCGATGGCGGCAGCCGCGTAGTCCGGCTGCGCGCGGACGGAAATGATTTCCATCTGACCTCCAAGAGTGAATTAACTTTAAGATTATACATGGCCGGGACACGATGTTCTGACCCGTAAGTTTCGCGCCTCCGCCGGAGTAGCCGCAATTGAATTGCGGCTACTCCGGCATCGCGATGCCTTCAGCCGTTCGAGCGAAGCGAGTTACGGATGAAGAGAGCAGAGATGAGTCTCGTTTTATTCGACTCCATGAGCAATTTTTTGAAGTTAAATTGCTCTAATAGCGTTCCGGCATGAAATGTGGCGGCAGGCTGTTGTCCGGCTGTTCGGACAGCTTCTCGCGCAGCAGGCGGATCACGGCCAGAGCGTCAGCCAGCTCTTTCTCCACCGTGTCCAGTTGAGACTGTTGGGCCGTCAGCGCGGCGTCCAGTTCTTTCAGGCGCTGTTCCTGAAAGAAGTTCAATTCTTCCAGCCGGGTCAGGCGTTGTTCAAGATCGGGCATGGTCATACTCCGTGTCTGGCGTCGCCGGGATTTTTCAGACACACTGCCTGACGGCGGTTCCCCCGGAAGCGCAAAAAAGCATGCAGGAGGCGATAAGCATGGTCAGCAAGAGACCGGATAATCTTCGTAACGCTTTCAGGGCCGCTCCGGCCCGCAAAGGCTCTGGAATGCCTGCCGTTATTCCCGTGACGGCTTTGCGGCGGCCTGGCAAGACGAGCAGGCCTTCCGCCAGATCGTCTGGGGCTGTCTCGCGGGCCTGCCCCTGGCCTGCTGGCTGGGTGAAAGCTGGAGCGACCGCGTGCTGCTGGCCTGGTGCTGGTCATCGCCCTGCTGGTGGAACTGCTGAACAGCGCCATTGAAAACGTGGTGGACCGCATTTCGCCCGAACCGCATCCTTTGTCCAAAAAAGCCAAGGACATGGGCAGCGCCGCGCAATTTACCGCCCAGATCTGCATCCTCGTGGTCTGGGCGCCTATCTGATCGGCCGTCTTTTTTAAGGAAAGACTGATTAATGATCTTTTTGTCCTTTGTCCGCGTCAGGCGCGCCCCGTGCGTGCGACGGCCGGGCTTGGATATGTTCCCTCCGCCCCTGAGTTTACCTTTCTTTAGCCGCTACGACGAAGAAAACTGCGGATAAAGACGGCAGGGAATTTTTGAATCGTGTCCAGAGAAGTGACTGCGCGATCCCTGGCAAAAAACAAAAATCTTCATTACTCAGCGCTTCCTGCGCACAGGCTGCTTTTCAGGCCCGTGCGTGTTCGGCGGCTTACGCCGTGCCTCCGCCGCGTCGGCTACCGGCATGAGAATATGGTGCTGGCGCAGGCGGGCCGCGTCGGTGCGTGCGACCTCAATATCCTCGCCCGCTTCATTTTTGCCGCAATAGTACATGGCAGTGGCAATGGTGCCCGGCGTGGGAATGAAACACTGCGTCTGGCGCGGATTCCAGTGGCGCTGACGCAACCAGTGGGCCAGCGTGTACATGTCCTCGTCCGTGCAGCCAGGAAAGGCGCTCATCAGATAGGGCACCACGTACTGTTCGCGTCCGGCGGCCCGGCTCTGACAGACAAAACTGTCCAGAAAAGCCTCGAATACCGTCAGCGGCGGCTTGCGCATCAGGGCCAGCACCGAGGGCGCGCAGTGCTCCGGGGCCACCTTGAGCTGCCCGCCCGTAAATTCGCCGGTATAGGCGGCCAGGGCCTCGGGATCGCGCAGGGCCAGATCCGCGCGCACGCCGCTGGCCACACGCACCTGCTTGACCTCAGGCAGGGCCGCCACGGCGCGCAGAAGTTCCACATGTTTGCGTTGCGGGGCCACAAACGCCTTACAGACCGAGGGGAAACAGCAACTGGAGCGGCGGCAGCGGCTTTTGCGTCCCGTTGCGCCGCCGGATTCCGCCTCAAGTTCTTCTTCCAGAGCGCAGTGGGCCTGCCACATATTGGCCGTGGGGCCGCCCACATCGGAAATGGCCACTCCGCCCTTACTCCGTCTGCCGGTAGCCGTTTGTCCCAAAGCGCGGGCCTCGCTCAGAATGGACTCCGACGAGCGCGAACTGATGTGCCGCCCCTGGTGCAGGGCCAGGGAACAGAACGAGCAGCCGCCGCCGCAACCCCGGTGGCTGGTGATGCTGGTACGCAGCATTTCCGCCGCCGGGATGGGTTCCTTGTAGACGGGGTGGGCCTCGCGGCAGAAAGGCAGGCTGTAGAGTTCGTCCATTTCTGTGGTGTTCAGGGGCGCGGCGGGCGGGGCCAGAACCAGGGCGCGGCCGTCCACGGGCTCAAAGGCCCAGGCGTCGCCCCTGTGTACCTGTTGCTCCAGCGCCTGAGTGAGCCGCAGCAACTGCTCCGGCTCGTCCAGCATCCGCTGATGCCCGGGCAGCGCGATAAGCGGCGCGTCCGCCAGGGCGGCGGGCAAATGGGCCGGACGGCCTTCAGCGTCCAGCTTGTCCAGCCAGGCCGTGCCCGGAATGCCGGTCAGGCCGTCCGCGCCCATCCCCTGATCCAGACGGCGGG of Desulfovibrio porci contains these proteins:
- a CDS encoding SlyX family protein — its product is MPDLEQRLTRLEELNFFQEQRLKELDAALTAQQSQLDTVEKELADALAVIRLLREKLSEQPDNSLPPHFMPERY
- a CDS encoding coiled-coil domain-containing protein, yielding MSDSDRKVFPVESVLALVVGKEGVDVKDVAGFVVGRSIACDCCAKAVGPFAAAWLARWYPKFMDMTWSEDQSWEGFVTRAKGLLGDNVSLTPMDGRTKALAAQSLNYLADTYSSLAAQTAAVVKLEERVRELEPAEARAEALQKKVDELEAKIKTMNSDMGGLRKQVAEFQGKVAVSHDDLMQTIKDAIKDGLKGMVVGGAAGAAVAGADAAEAAPAEENAVPDDFGFGSSGSNSDGFGF
- a CDS encoding YgiQ family radical SAM protein, translating into MSREEMLALGWDTLDVLLITGDAYVDHPSFGCVLLARWLIHHGFRTGLVAQPRWDKPDDLLVMGRPRLFAGVSAGALDSLLAHYTAFRKKRHDDAYTPGGKAGARPNRACLVYANLARQAFPGLPLVLGGIEASLRRVSHYDFWTDALRRPILMDAKADLLVWGMGERGILECARRLDQGMGADGLTGIPGTAWLDKLDAEGRPAHLPAALADAPLIALPGHQRMLDEPEQLLRLTQALEQQVHRGDAWAFEPVDGRALVLAPPAAPLNTTEMDELYSLPFCREAHPVYKEPIPAAEMLRTSITSHRGCGGGCSFCSLALHQGRHISSRSSESILSEARALGQTATGRRSKGGVAISDVGGPTANMWQAHCALEEELEAESGGATGRKSRCRRSSCCFPSVCKAFVAPQRKHVELLRAVAALPEVKQVRVASGVRADLALRDPEALAAYTGEFTGGQLKVAPEHCAPSVLALMRKPPLTVFEAFLDSFVCQSRAAGREQYVVPYLMSAFPGCTDEDMYTLAHWLRQRHWNPRQTQCFIPTPGTIATAMYYCGKNEAGEDIEVARTDAARLRQHHILMPVADAAEARRKPPNTHGPEKQPVRRKR
- a CDS encoding GNAT family N-acetyltransferase; the protein is MISSAGWTSGPGSARCMWRGSTGGHGYGRRLLDYARADARRLGFRKIYLSTEHVGYYERYGFVYLGQGWHPWGESSRIYAAPL
- the qmoC gene encoding quinone-interacting membrane-bound oxidoreductase complex subunit QmoC translates to MAQCTLKPDLEFARELTEAGGESLKKCFQCATCSVACPLAPANAPYPRKEMVWASWGLRDKLRADVDLWLCHNCGNCSDLCPRGAKPADMMAAARNVIYKDLTAPSIVGKWMSKASGLPILFAIPAVLWLIVWWIRAGYNNGEWFPRAADGRIVFGQIFYGDYTIDPIFMLTFFGACFILLRGVMKLWAMFKPEGRMTVIGKTKCWVWHLWDVLWDEIITHRKFNDCEDGPATGKDTPNRKYGHAILVWSFVILAFVTAVVALGHWGGKIIPLIKIETPMPLTFPVKILANIGALMLLCGLAILTVRRLRLNPDYQGSSFYDWYLLGIIWLVAVTGVLSQCFRLADAIKPAFMVYYLHLVFVWMLFAYLPWSKLGHLVYRTAALVYVRMYGRSN